One part of the Eubalaena glacialis isolate mEubGla1 chromosome 19, mEubGla1.1.hap2.+ XY, whole genome shotgun sequence genome encodes these proteins:
- the CYGB gene encoding cytoglobin isoform X2, whose product MEKVPGEMEIERRERSEELSEAERKAVQATWARLYANCEDVGVAILVRFFVNFPSAKQYFSQFKHMVEPLEMERSPQLRKHACRVMGALNTVVENLHDPEKVSSVLALVGKAHALKHKVEPVYFKILSGVILEVIAEEFANDFPPETQRAWAKLRGLIYSHVTAAYKEVGWVQQVPNATTPPATLPSSGP is encoded by the exons ATGGAGAAAGTGCCGGGCGAGATGGAGATTGAGCGCAGGGAGCGGAGCGAGGAGCTGTCCGAGGCGGAGAGGAAGGCGGTGCAGGCGACGTGGGCCCGGCTCTATGCCAACTGCGAGGACGTGGGGGTGGCCATCCTGGTGCG GTTCTTTGTGAACTTCCCGTCGGCCAAGCAGTACTTCAGCCAGTTCAAGCACATGGTGGAGCCCCTGGAAATGGAGCGGAGCCCGCAGCTGCGGAAACACGCCTGCCGGGTCATGGGGGCCCTCAACACCGTGGTGGAGAATCTGCACGACCCCGAGAAGGTGTCCTCTGTGCTTGCCCTCGTGGGCAAAGCCCACGCCCTCAAGCACAAGGTGGAGCCTGTGTACTTCAAG ATCCTCTCTGGGGTCATCCTGGAGGTGATCGCCGAGGAATTTGCCAATGACTTCCCACCCGAGACGCAGAGAGCCTGGGCCAAGCTTCGCGGCCTCATCTACAGCCACGTGACCGCTGCCTACAAGGAAGTGGGCTGGGTACAGCAGGTCCCCAACGCCACCAC CCCACCGGCCACGCTGCCCTCTTCGGGGCCGTAG
- the CYGB gene encoding cytoglobin isoform X1, with protein MEKVPGEMEIERRERSEELSEAERKAVQATWARLYANCEDVGVAILVRFFVNFPSAKQYFSQFKHMVEPLEMERSPQLRKHACRVMGALNTVVENLHDPEKVSSVLALVGKAHALKHKVEPVYFKILSGVILEVIAEEFANDFPPETQRAWAKLRGLIYSHVTAAYKEVGWPTGHAALFGAVGPPLSSPLPGSTLSRRPSSEDAP; from the exons ATGGAGAAAGTGCCGGGCGAGATGGAGATTGAGCGCAGGGAGCGGAGCGAGGAGCTGTCCGAGGCGGAGAGGAAGGCGGTGCAGGCGACGTGGGCCCGGCTCTATGCCAACTGCGAGGACGTGGGGGTGGCCATCCTGGTGCG GTTCTTTGTGAACTTCCCGTCGGCCAAGCAGTACTTCAGCCAGTTCAAGCACATGGTGGAGCCCCTGGAAATGGAGCGGAGCCCGCAGCTGCGGAAACACGCCTGCCGGGTCATGGGGGCCCTCAACACCGTGGTGGAGAATCTGCACGACCCCGAGAAGGTGTCCTCTGTGCTTGCCCTCGTGGGCAAAGCCCACGCCCTCAAGCACAAGGTGGAGCCTGTGTACTTCAAG ATCCTCTCTGGGGTCATCCTGGAGGTGATCGCCGAGGAATTTGCCAATGACTTCCCACCCGAGACGCAGAGAGCCTGGGCCAAGCTTCGCGGCCTCATCTACAGCCACGTGACCGCTGCCTACAAGGAAGTGGGCTGG CCCACCGGCCACGCTGCCCTCTTCGGGGCCGTAGgaccccctctctcctcccccctccctggcAGCACCTTGAGCAGAAGGCCGAGTTCTGAAGACGCTCCTTGA
- the PRCD gene encoding photoreceptor disk component PRCD: MCTMLFLLSTLAMLWRRRFANRVQPEPSGVDGAVMGSSLETDLQSSGREKEPLK, translated from the exons ATGTGCACTATGCTCTTCCTGCTCAGCACCTTGGCCATGCTCTGGCGCCGCCGATTCGCCAACAGGGTCCAACC AGAGCCCAGTGGGGTAGATGGAGCAGTTATGGGCAGCAGCTTGGAAACAGACCTCCAGTCCTCAGGCAG agaGAAAGAACCGCTGAAGTAA